In Centropristis striata isolate RG_2023a ecotype Rhode Island chromosome 5, C.striata_1.0, whole genome shotgun sequence, a single genomic region encodes these proteins:
- the LOC131971243 gene encoding YTH domain-containing family protein 1-like isoform X1, whose protein sequence is MSATSIDPQRSKGQASKVQNGSLHQKETVHDNDFEPYLTGHSSAQSNSYQSLTDPYLSSYYAPSLGFPYPLSEAPWSTGGDPPIPYLTPYGPLSNGDHHFMPDTVFGQPGGLGSSIYPHRFNFFPENPAFSAWGTSGTQGQQTQSSAYGGSYSYPPSSLGGTLVPDGQAGFHSDTLNKAPGMNSLEQGMVGLKIGGDVTGQGSGVKAVGSVIGGPVVAAAGNGATPIGMPPPKPTSWAAIASKPAKPQQLKAKVKPGMPNPGGALPPPPIKHNMNIGTWDKGPVTKVATAPLQQQQPLGLPHAMPPQAPMQQGPMQPPPPQSLLQPQMQPMALQPQPHHHQHQHHQPPPQPYQNHTQPPQPQTRWVAPRNRNQGYGQGGPGHDGSGVMGMVGGGNSGPQTSASQGPGGESHPVLDKLRASHSYNPKDFEWNLKNGRVFIIKSYSEDDIHRSIKYSIWCSTEHGNKRLDSAFRAMNGKGPVYLLFSVNGSGHFCGVAEMRSPVDYGTSAGVWAQDKWKGKFDVDWLFVKDVPNSQLRHIRLENNDNKPVTNSRDTQEVPLEKAKQVLKIIATYKHTTSIFDDFSHYEKRQEEEEEVRKTFEPSPIQNRSRLDQERQNRNKQ, encoded by the exons ATGTCTGCCACAAGCATTGACCCTCAG AGATCAAAGGGACAAGCATCTAAAG tGCAAAATGGTTCGCTGCATCAGAAGGAGACTGTCCACGACAATGACTTTGAGCCATACCTCACTGGTCACTCATCAGCTCAG AGCAACAGCTACCAGTCTCTCACCGACCCCTACCTGTCCAGCTACTACGCCCCATCCCTTGGATTCCCGTATCCCCTCAGCGAGGCTCCCTGGTCAACAGGAGGAGACCCCCCTATTCCGTACCTCACCCCCTATGGACCCTTGAGTAATGGAGACCATCACTTCATGCCAGACACAGTGTTTGGCCAGCCCGGGGGCCTGGGAAGCAGCATCTACCCCCACAGGTTTAATTTTTTCCCCGAAAACCCTGCTTTCTCTGCTTGGGGCACAAGTGGCACCCAGGGGCAGCAGACTCAAAGTTCAGCCTATGGAGGTAGCTACAGCTATCCCCCCAGCTCTCTGGGGGGCACCCTGGTGCCTGATGGTCAGGCGGGCTTTCACAGTGACACCCTCAACAAAGCCCCCGGTATGAACAGCCTGGAGCAGGGAATGGTTGGCTTGAAGATCGGAGGGGATGTCACTGGCCAGGGGTCAGGAGTAAAGGCTGTGGGCTCTGTGATTGGTGGACCTGTAGTGGCAGCTGCAGGGAATGGAGCCACACCTATTGGAATGCCACCACCCAAACCCACCTCCTGGGCAGCCATTGCCAGCAAGCCCGCCAAGCCGCAACAGCTGAAAGCTAAGGTGAAGCCAGGGATGCCCAATCCAGGGGGAGCTCTTCCTCCGCCACCCATCAAACACAACATGAACATCGGGACCTGGGACAAAGGCCCAGTGACTAAAGTAGCCACAGCtccactgcagcagcagcagcctcttgGCCTGCCTCATGCCATGCCACCTCAAGCCCCCATGCAGCAAGGACCCATGCAGCCCCCACCTCCCCAGTCTTTGTTGCAGCCCCAGATGCAGCCTATGGCCTTACAGCCCCAACCCCACCatcaccagcaccagcaccatcaGCCACCACCTCAGCCCTACCAAAACCACACCCAGCCCCCACAACCCCAGACCCGTTGGGTTGCCCCACGCAACCGTAACCAAGGCTATGGGCAGGGTGGCCCTGGTCATGATGGTAGCGGTGTGATGGGTATGGTTGGTGGTGGGAACAGTGGGCCTCAAACTTCTGCCAGCCAGGGACCTGGCGGAGAGTCCCACCCAGTGCTGGATAAGCTGCGGGCCTCCCACAGCTACAACCCCAAGGACTTTGAATGGAACCTGAAGAATGGACGTGTTTTCATCATAAAGAGCTACTCCGAGGACGATATCCATCGCTCCATCAAGTACTCCATCTGGTGCAGCACAGAGCATGGCAACAAGCGGCTGGACTCAGCCTTCCGGGCCATGAATGGTAAAGGCCCTGTGTACCTTCTGTTCAGTGTCAATGGCAGTGGTCATTTCTGCGGTGTGGCAGAGATGCGTTCACCAGTGGACTATGGCACCAGCGCTGGTGTTTGGGCACAGGACAAGTGGAAGGGGAAGTTTGACGTGGACTGGTTGTTTGTTAAGGACGTGCCTAATAGCCAGCTGCGCCACATTCGCCTGGAGAACAACGACAACAAGCCAGTGACCAACTCCCGCGACACCCAGGAGGTTCCTCTGGAGAAGGCCAAGCAGGTGCTCAAGATCATCGCCACCTACAAACACACCACCTCCATCTTTGATGACTTCTCCCATTATGAGAAAagacaggaggaagaggaggaggtgcgcAAG ACTTTTGAACCTTCTCCGATACAGAACCGCTCTCGGTTGGATCAG GAGCGccaaaacaggaataaacaatAG
- the LOC131971243 gene encoding YTH domain-containing family protein 1-like isoform X2 yields MSATSIDPQRSKGQASKVQNGSLHQKETVHDNDFEPYLTGHSSAQSNSYQSLTDPYLSSYYAPSLGFPYPLSEAPWSTGGDPPIPYLTPYGPLSNGDHHFMPDTVFGQPGGLGSSIYPHRFNFFPENPAFSAWGTSGTQGQQTQSSAYGGSYSYPPSSLGGTLVPDGQAGFHSDTLNKAPGMNSLEQGMVGLKIGGDVTGQGSGVKAVGSVIGGPVVAAAGNGATPIGMPPPKPTSWAAIASKPAKPQQLKAKVKPGMPNPGGALPPPPIKHNMNIGTWDKGPVTKVATAPLQQQQPLGLPHAMPPQAPMQQGPMQPPPPQSLLQPQMQPMALQPQPHHHQHQHHQPPPQPYQNHTQPPQPQTRWVAPRNRNQGYGQGGPGHDGSGVMGMVGGGNSGPQTSASQGPGGESHPVLDKLRASHSYNPKDFEWNLKNGRVFIIKSYSEDDIHRSIKYSIWCSTEHGNKRLDSAFRAMNGKGPVYLLFSVNGSGHFCGVAEMRSPVDYGTSAGVWAQDKWKGKFDVDWLFVKDVPNSQLRHIRLENNDNKPVTNSRDTQEVPLEKAKQVLKIIATYKHTTSIFDDFSHYEKRQEEEEETFEPSPIQNRSRLDQERQNRNKQ; encoded by the exons ATGTCTGCCACAAGCATTGACCCTCAG AGATCAAAGGGACAAGCATCTAAAG tGCAAAATGGTTCGCTGCATCAGAAGGAGACTGTCCACGACAATGACTTTGAGCCATACCTCACTGGTCACTCATCAGCTCAG AGCAACAGCTACCAGTCTCTCACCGACCCCTACCTGTCCAGCTACTACGCCCCATCCCTTGGATTCCCGTATCCCCTCAGCGAGGCTCCCTGGTCAACAGGAGGAGACCCCCCTATTCCGTACCTCACCCCCTATGGACCCTTGAGTAATGGAGACCATCACTTCATGCCAGACACAGTGTTTGGCCAGCCCGGGGGCCTGGGAAGCAGCATCTACCCCCACAGGTTTAATTTTTTCCCCGAAAACCCTGCTTTCTCTGCTTGGGGCACAAGTGGCACCCAGGGGCAGCAGACTCAAAGTTCAGCCTATGGAGGTAGCTACAGCTATCCCCCCAGCTCTCTGGGGGGCACCCTGGTGCCTGATGGTCAGGCGGGCTTTCACAGTGACACCCTCAACAAAGCCCCCGGTATGAACAGCCTGGAGCAGGGAATGGTTGGCTTGAAGATCGGAGGGGATGTCACTGGCCAGGGGTCAGGAGTAAAGGCTGTGGGCTCTGTGATTGGTGGACCTGTAGTGGCAGCTGCAGGGAATGGAGCCACACCTATTGGAATGCCACCACCCAAACCCACCTCCTGGGCAGCCATTGCCAGCAAGCCCGCCAAGCCGCAACAGCTGAAAGCTAAGGTGAAGCCAGGGATGCCCAATCCAGGGGGAGCTCTTCCTCCGCCACCCATCAAACACAACATGAACATCGGGACCTGGGACAAAGGCCCAGTGACTAAAGTAGCCACAGCtccactgcagcagcagcagcctcttgGCCTGCCTCATGCCATGCCACCTCAAGCCCCCATGCAGCAAGGACCCATGCAGCCCCCACCTCCCCAGTCTTTGTTGCAGCCCCAGATGCAGCCTATGGCCTTACAGCCCCAACCCCACCatcaccagcaccagcaccatcaGCCACCACCTCAGCCCTACCAAAACCACACCCAGCCCCCACAACCCCAGACCCGTTGGGTTGCCCCACGCAACCGTAACCAAGGCTATGGGCAGGGTGGCCCTGGTCATGATGGTAGCGGTGTGATGGGTATGGTTGGTGGTGGGAACAGTGGGCCTCAAACTTCTGCCAGCCAGGGACCTGGCGGAGAGTCCCACCCAGTGCTGGATAAGCTGCGGGCCTCCCACAGCTACAACCCCAAGGACTTTGAATGGAACCTGAAGAATGGACGTGTTTTCATCATAAAGAGCTACTCCGAGGACGATATCCATCGCTCCATCAAGTACTCCATCTGGTGCAGCACAGAGCATGGCAACAAGCGGCTGGACTCAGCCTTCCGGGCCATGAATGGTAAAGGCCCTGTGTACCTTCTGTTCAGTGTCAATGGCAGTGGTCATTTCTGCGGTGTGGCAGAGATGCGTTCACCAGTGGACTATGGCACCAGCGCTGGTGTTTGGGCACAGGACAAGTGGAAGGGGAAGTTTGACGTGGACTGGTTGTTTGTTAAGGACGTGCCTAATAGCCAGCTGCGCCACATTCGCCTGGAGAACAACGACAACAAGCCAGTGACCAACTCCCGCGACACCCAGGAGGTTCCTCTGGAGAAGGCCAAGCAGGTGCTCAAGATCATCGCCACCTACAAACACACCACCTCCATCTTTGATGACTTCTCCCATTATGAGAAAagacaggaggaagaggaggag ACTTTTGAACCTTCTCCGATACAGAACCGCTCTCGGTTGGATCAG GAGCGccaaaacaggaataaacaatAG
- the birc7 gene encoding baculoviral IAP repeat-containing protein 7, whose protein sequence is MTGTGQEEKGKPTCDRMTDDRSTTLHILEEPQMRREVERLRTFLNWPVGAPVTSGDLAKAGFFFLGPGDKVQCFCCGGILRCWVHGDSPAAEHKRHFPTCSFILGRAVGNIPLQAGSSDSVDGQLLSQLQRMTMDDQGTAGQAVYPEMEAEDSRLTTFHNWPTEASVQPDVLARAGFFYTGHSDNVKCFYCDGGLRNWETGDDPWQEHAKWFPRCEFLIQARGQDYISNIQDAHFHLGETVGGSQTPTGRDIGSRNDMVGGLGASSAMLSPVVQNVLQMGFEAGLVESLVQTKYLLTGQHYTSVSDLVTDVLQAEQEDRQRGQQSRDPESTQGSGAGNVRTQTPLREKVKEPSPEELLRQLQEERTCKVCMDKLVSIVFIPCGHLVVCGDCAASLRHCPICRAVIRGSVRAFMS, encoded by the exons AtgactggcacaggacaagaaGAGAAAGGAAAACCTACATGCGACAGAATGACGGATGACAGGAGTACTACGCTTCACATCCTTGAGGAGCCTCAGATGCGAAGAGAAGTGGAGAGACTTCGAACTTTTCTGAACTGGCCAGTGGGTGCGCCTGTTACATCTGGAGACCTGGCCAAGGCAGGCTTCTTCTTTCTAGGCCCCGGGGATAAAGTCCAATGTTTCTGCTGCGGGGGGATTTTAAGATGCTGGGTACATGGGGACAGCCCGGCCGCCGAGCACAAAAGGCATTTCCCCACTTGCAGTTTCATACTGGGTCGAGCTGTGGGAAATATTCCTCTCCAAGCTGGATCCTCCGACTCTGTGGATGGCCAGCTGTTGAGTCAACTCCAGAGGATGACTATGGATGACCAGGGGACAGCTGGACAAGCGGTCTACCCAGAGATGGAGGCGGAGGATTCCCGGCTCACCACTTTCCACAACTGGCCCACTGAGGCCTCAGTCCAGCCAGATGTTCTCGCCAGAGCAGGATTTTTCTACACAG GTCACAGTGACAACGTCAAGTGCTTCTACTGTGATGGCGGGCTGAGGAACTGGGAGACCGGAGATGACCCGTGGCAGGAACATGCCAAATGGTTTCCACG ATGTGAGTTTTTAATCCAGGCGAGGGGGCAGGACTATATCAGCAACATACAGGATGCTCATTTCCATCTGGGTGAGACTGTG GGTGGATCACAGACCCCCACAGGCAGAGATATCGGATCCAGAAACG ATATGGTCGGAGGTCTGGGAGCGTCCTCGGCCATGCTCTCTCCTGTGGTACAGAATGTGCTGCAGATGGGGTTTGAAGCCGGCCTGGTGGAGAGTCTGGTCCAGACCAAGTACCTTCTGACAGGTCAGCACTACACTTCTGTATCTGACCTGGTCACTGACGTACTGCAGGCAGAGCAGGAGGACAGACAAAGGGGGCAACAGAGCAGAG ACCCAGAGTCAACGCAAGGCTCCGGTGCTGGAAATGTGCGGACACAAACTCCCCTCAGAgagaaag TGAAGGAGCCCAGCCCAGAGGAGCTGCTGaggcagctgcaggaggagaggaccTGTAAGGTGTGCATGGACAAACTGGTGTCCATCGTCTTCATCCCCTGTGGTCATCTGGTGGTGTGTGGCGATTGCGCTGCCAGCCTGCGTCACTGCCCCATCTGCAGAGCTGTCATTAGAGGCAGCGTTCGTGCTTTCATGTCCTAA